The Pirellulimonas nuda genome includes a region encoding these proteins:
- a CDS encoding osmoprotectant NAGGN system M42 family peptidase, with translation MKPNIDADYLKETLLALLGIHSPSGYTDPIVRRVCTMLDEIGVEYELTRRGAIRTTIPGKTSSPDRAIVAHVDTLGAMVREIKTNGRLGITPVGTWSARFAEGARVSIFTDDAIFRGQVLPLKASGHTFNDEIDTQPVGWDNVEVRIDEKISSHLDLIEHGINVGDFIGFDAGAETFPNGYINARHLDDKAGVAAMLAAAKAIVDGKMQLPVDMHLLFTISEEVGSGASAILHGDVAEMISVDNGTVAPGQSSCEFGVTIAMADSTGPFDYHLTHHLIHLCQDNEIPFARDVFRYYRCDSASALDAGNDIRTALITFGVDGSHGYERTNLDALVSVAQLLVAYATQKPLYAGQRGQLNSLEGFPKTRQTDVEGTRYRGPDPIRQVAPERPDAPPQPAENSATKKKNASR, from the coding sequence TTGAAACCAAATATCGACGCCGATTACCTCAAAGAGACGCTGCTCGCCCTGCTGGGCATCCACAGCCCGTCCGGCTACACCGACCCGATCGTGCGCCGCGTTTGCACCATGCTCGATGAGATCGGCGTCGAGTACGAGCTGACCCGCCGCGGCGCCATCCGCACCACCATTCCGGGCAAGACCAGCAGTCCGGATCGCGCCATCGTCGCTCACGTTGATACGTTGGGCGCTATGGTTAGGGAGATCAAGACCAACGGCCGGCTTGGGATCACGCCGGTTGGGACCTGGTCTGCACGGTTCGCCGAGGGGGCCCGAGTATCGATTTTTACCGACGACGCCATCTTCCGCGGCCAAGTGCTGCCGCTGAAGGCGTCCGGGCACACTTTCAATGACGAGATCGACACTCAGCCGGTAGGTTGGGACAACGTGGAGGTCCGTATCGACGAGAAGATTTCAAGCCACCTCGACCTGATTGAGCACGGGATCAATGTAGGAGACTTTATCGGCTTCGACGCCGGGGCCGAGACGTTCCCCAACGGGTACATCAACGCCCGGCACCTGGACGACAAGGCGGGGGTGGCCGCGATGCTGGCGGCCGCCAAGGCGATCGTCGACGGCAAGATGCAGCTGCCCGTCGATATGCACTTGCTGTTCACGATCTCCGAAGAGGTGGGCTCCGGCGCCTCGGCCATCCTCCACGGCGATGTCGCGGAGATGATCTCTGTAGACAACGGCACCGTGGCGCCGGGCCAGTCGTCGTGCGAGTTTGGGGTGACGATCGCCATGGCAGACTCGACCGGGCCGTTCGACTACCACCTAACGCACCACTTGATCCACCTCTGCCAGGACAACGAGATTCCGTTCGCGCGTGACGTGTTCCGCTACTACCGCTGCGACAGCGCGTCGGCGCTCGACGCGGGCAACGATATCCGCACGGCGCTGATCACGTTTGGCGTCGACGGGTCGCACGGTTACGAGCGTACGAACCTCGACGCCCTGGTCAGCGTAGCGCAGTTGTTGGTGGCCTACGCGACGCAGAAACCCCTGTACGCAGGCCAACGAGGGCAGCTTAACTCCCTCGAAGGCTTTCCCAAGACGCGTCAGACCGACGTTGAAGGGACGCGCTACCGCGGGCCCGATCCAATCCGCCAGGTGGCGCCTGAACGCCCCGATGCGCCGCCCCAGCCGGCCGAGAACAGCGCAACAAAGAAGAAGAACGCGAGTCGCTGA
- a CDS encoding PulJ/GspJ family protein, producing MTRRGMSLVELMVVMTACSVVLTLSATLLHRLMHVQSQSQQLQDRERNAVRLARQLRSDAASATTVEVVEGADGPSIALQSDRLENVEYRMADGVVHRSLALPNGGLASDTYRLGEAAVWRVSKSLATPRLEVIVDGGPKADSSGLAAPACLRVEARIGSRTTAESGARSAPPKNEGSL from the coding sequence ATGACTCGCCGCGGCATGTCTCTGGTTGAGCTGATGGTGGTGATGACCGCCTGCTCGGTGGTGCTGACCCTATCGGCCACGCTGCTGCATCGGCTGATGCATGTGCAGAGCCAATCGCAGCAGCTACAGGACCGCGAGCGCAATGCGGTGCGCTTGGCGCGACAGCTTCGCTCCGACGCCGCGAGCGCCACGACGGTCGAGGTCGTCGAAGGCGCCGATGGCCCTTCGATCGCCCTTCAAAGTGATCGCCTGGAAAACGTCGAGTATCGCATGGCCGATGGCGTAGTTCACCGCTCGCTCGCCCTGCCGAACGGCGGCTTGGCTAGCGACACCTATCGGCTGGGCGAAGCCGCCGTTTGGAGGGTATCGAAGAGTCTCGCGACGCCAAGGCTCGAGGTCATCGTCGACGGAGGGCCGAAGGCCGACTCGTCTGGCCTAGCTGCGCCTGCATGCCTCCGCGTCGAGGCGCGGATCGGCTCCCGCACGACAGCGGAATCGGGAGCAAGATCAGCCCCACCAAAAAACGAGGGATCACTGTGA
- a CDS encoding type II secretion system F family protein, with product MSSVSVDDLMAFNDQLVALRRAGVPLDFGLSRPSDDAASLERFNTAVVRHISRGEPMDQAVRASTQSASQSYLGKLLVGLREGRLPSVLDGAARVAALSERSGSDLKIAFAYPLLLALLSCVGLMGFCVLLAPTFASTYEDLREAPGQGARLLLWSRDHIAYWGVAAALLLLTVWLWIRRAKARPTRAVANQRWAEYAGAAADLLEAGVPLEEAFHLAADACGDSSLAETDPTPPLLAWATGPQYSLADQSLALRAVASVYGHSAERRAERFGRVAPIVATAAIGGAFALAYGLALFVPVIELLLTLAKP from the coding sequence ATGTCGTCGGTCTCTGTAGACGATTTGATGGCGTTCAACGACCAGTTGGTTGCGTTGCGCCGAGCAGGCGTGCCGCTCGACTTTGGGCTCAGCCGCCCGAGTGATGATGCCGCTTCCCTGGAGCGGTTCAACACCGCGGTCGTGCGGCATATCAGCCGCGGGGAGCCGATGGATCAAGCGGTCCGGGCCTCCACGCAGTCTGCTTCGCAGTCGTACCTTGGCAAGCTTCTGGTCGGGCTGCGTGAGGGCCGGTTGCCCAGCGTGTTGGATGGGGCGGCCCGGGTGGCGGCACTGTCCGAGCGATCTGGCAGCGACCTCAAGATCGCCTTCGCGTATCCGTTGCTGCTCGCGCTGCTATCCTGCGTCGGCCTGATGGGCTTCTGCGTATTGCTTGCGCCGACGTTCGCCTCCACCTACGAAGACCTCCGCGAGGCGCCCGGCCAAGGGGCCCGGTTGCTGCTCTGGTCGCGCGACCACATCGCTTACTGGGGCGTCGCGGCGGCGCTCTTGCTACTGACGGTTTGGCTATGGATCCGCCGTGCCAAAGCGAGGCCAACCAGGGCGGTCGCAAACCAGCGATGGGCGGAGTATGCCGGGGCGGCGGCGGACCTGTTAGAAGCCGGCGTTCCTCTCGAAGAGGCGTTTCATCTCGCGGCCGATGCGTGCGGCGACTCCAGCCTCGCCGAGACAGACCCGACGCCCCCTCTGTTGGCCTGGGCCACCGGGCCGCAGTACTCTCTTGCCGATCAATCGCTGGCGCTACGCGCGGTGGCGTCGGTCTACGGGCATTCCGCGGAACGACGCGCAGAGCGATTCGGTCGGGTAGCGCCCATCGTGGCTACTGCGGCGATCGGAGGAGCATTCGCCCTCGCGTACGGGCTGGCGTTGTTCGTGCCAGTGATCGAGCTGCTATTGACCCTCGCCAAACCCTGA
- the ngg gene encoding N-acetylglutaminylglutamine synthetase: MSQTIPPGAVALDVGWGRLLFAHTFPDPASLAEALLQEESEKRDIAFYAIDPQIVLNLAPQDLFLDPSDTYRLDLESKNPGPAEGSPLRITGVESREDIDAINSIYLSVGMVPLDPESVWHSRGDKRFEYLVVRPPESDADRGDSIIGVALAVDHARCFDDLMNSSSLWALAVDPQSRYPGVGAALVRHIADRFAGRGRAALDLSVLHENSAAIALYKGLGFERVPVLAIKRRNHINEPLFIPNHSQDGFNPYATIIINEALRRNIAVEPLDPARGYFRLSLGNRRVTCRESLTDLTSAIAMTRCADKQLTRELVDAAGLRTPAQAPFTSKRDALEFLERHGRVVVKPADGEQGQGVFVDIRGPRDLIQAIDGAGRYGDRVLLEEYVEGQDLRVIVINYEVVAAAVRKPAEIIGTGRHSVGELLDRVSRRRRAATAGESSIPDDEETDRCIAAAGLTRESVLPEGQELQVRKTANLHTGGTIHDATDRLSDTLASAAITAARVLETPVVGLDMLVPDVSGDEYVIIEANERPGLANHEPQPTAERFIDLLFPHAPKPVEAKA; encoded by the coding sequence ATGTCCCAGACCATTCCGCCAGGCGCTGTGGCGCTCGATGTAGGCTGGGGGCGACTGCTGTTCGCCCACACGTTCCCCGACCCGGCGTCGCTGGCCGAGGCGCTGTTGCAGGAAGAGTCCGAGAAGCGGGACATCGCCTTCTACGCGATCGATCCGCAGATCGTGCTCAATCTGGCGCCTCAGGACCTGTTTCTCGATCCTTCGGACACCTACCGGCTCGACCTCGAGAGCAAGAACCCGGGTCCGGCGGAGGGGTCGCCGCTACGGATCACGGGGGTCGAGTCGCGTGAAGACATCGACGCTATCAACAGCATCTACCTCTCGGTCGGCATGGTTCCGCTTGACCCCGAGTCGGTGTGGCACTCGCGCGGCGACAAGCGGTTTGAGTACCTTGTGGTGCGGCCGCCGGAGTCTGATGCGGACCGCGGCGACTCGATCATTGGCGTCGCGCTGGCTGTGGATCACGCGCGGTGCTTCGATGACCTGATGAACAGCAGCAGCCTATGGGCCCTGGCCGTCGACCCGCAGAGCCGCTACCCGGGCGTCGGCGCCGCACTGGTGCGGCACATCGCGGACCGCTTCGCCGGGCGAGGTCGCGCAGCGCTCGACCTGTCGGTGCTGCACGAGAATTCGGCGGCGATCGCGCTCTACAAGGGGCTCGGCTTCGAGAGGGTCCCCGTGTTGGCGATCAAGCGACGCAACCACATCAATGAGCCGCTGTTCATCCCCAACCACAGTCAGGACGGCTTCAACCCCTACGCCACGATCATCATCAACGAGGCGCTCCGGCGGAACATCGCCGTTGAGCCCCTCGACCCGGCCCGCGGCTACTTTCGGCTCAGCCTCGGCAACCGCCGGGTAACGTGCCGCGAGTCGCTTACCGATCTCACTTCCGCGATCGCGATGACGCGCTGTGCGGATAAGCAGCTCACGCGCGAGCTGGTCGACGCGGCCGGCCTGCGGACCCCGGCCCAGGCGCCCTTCACAAGCAAGCGCGACGCGCTGGAGTTTCTAGAGCGTCACGGACGGGTAGTGGTCAAGCCGGCCGATGGCGAGCAGGGCCAGGGCGTGTTCGTCGACATCCGCGGGCCGCGGGATTTGATCCAGGCGATCGACGGCGCCGGGCGCTACGGCGATCGCGTGCTGCTGGAAGAGTACGTCGAGGGGCAAGACCTCCGCGTGATTGTCATCAACTACGAGGTGGTGGCGGCGGCCGTGCGAAAGCCGGCAGAGATCATCGGCACGGGCCGGCACTCCGTCGGCGAATTGCTAGACCGCGTGAGCCGTCGCCGCCGCGCCGCGACCGCCGGCGAGAGCTCGATCCCGGACGACGAGGAAACCGACCGCTGCATCGCGGCTGCTGGATTGACCCGCGAGAGCGTGCTTCCCGAGGGGCAGGAGTTGCAGGTGCGCAAGACGGCGAATCTGCACACGGGCGGGACGATCCACGACGCGACCGACCGGCTGTCGGATACGCTGGCGTCGGCCGCGATCACGGCGGCCCGGGTTCTTGAAACGCCGGTGGTGGGGCTCGACATGCTTGTCCCAGACGTCTCGGGCGACGAGTATGTGATTATCGAAGCCAACGAACGGCCCGGGCTGGCCAACCACGAGCCCCAGCCCACTGCCGAGCGATTCATCGACCTGCTGTTTCCCCACGCCCCCAAGCCGGTGGAAGCGAAAGCGTAG
- a CDS encoding RNA polymerase sigma factor, producing the protein MARPADRNELDRQVALHLPCALRIAQRMTGDRHGAEEAVQDSLLKVMRHWRSFRGEASFKTWWMRIVVNVCRDRFRRRLPDVCLETETPDPAAGPDDHVAANETAARVRAEIDRLPPRQREVAILCIAEGVAAAEAAAILDTTPHNIRATLHLIRNRLTAALSDLIPTDQSKTSAPGK; encoded by the coding sequence ATGGCGCGGCCGGCCGATCGGAACGAACTCGACAGGCAGGTCGCGCTGCACCTGCCGTGCGCGTTGCGGATCGCCCAGCGGATGACGGGCGACCGGCACGGCGCCGAGGAGGCAGTACAAGACTCGCTGCTGAAGGTGATGCGTCACTGGCGTAGCTTCCGCGGCGAGGCGTCGTTCAAAACTTGGTGGATGCGGATCGTGGTGAATGTTTGCAGAGACCGATTCCGTCGGCGCCTGCCTGACGTATGCCTAGAGACAGAAACCCCCGACCCGGCGGCCGGGCCGGACGACCACGTCGCGGCCAACGAAACAGCCGCCCGTGTGCGTGCCGAGATCGATCGGCTCCCCCCGCGGCAGCGTGAGGTCGCCATCCTCTGCATCGCCGAGGGGGTCGCCGCCGCAGAGGCCGCGGCGATCCTCGACACAACCCCCCACAACATCCGCGCCACCCTCCACCTGATCCGCAACCGCCTGACCGCGGCGCTCAGCGACTTGATCCCAACAGACCAGAGCAAGACGTCGGCCCCCGGCAAGTAG
- a CDS encoding PEP-CTERM sorting domain-containing protein produces the protein MLIAAVASLADAAPVIWTGPTIDFVKAPHVGVALPEDRDVVTPGVILTRDETQGFYNAASELSYQSTSPAGTLWALGTTSQDIATLSFGTFTSLINPGGPISGIGSFDFSTGSLDFVVHLTNEDVYLDLRLTGWGQGRDAGGGFAYTRSTAAVPEPSTLAMLVGAMGVCVSARRIGTRPATDKVT, from the coding sequence GTGCTCATCGCCGCCGTCGCGTCGCTTGCGGATGCGGCCCCGGTCATCTGGACTGGTCCGACGATCGATTTTGTCAAAGCGCCACACGTCGGCGTCGCGCTGCCCGAGGATAGGGATGTTGTCACTCCAGGCGTAATCCTCACGCGTGATGAGACGCAGGGTTTCTACAACGCTGCTTCCGAGCTGTCGTACCAAAGCACCAGTCCCGCAGGAACGCTGTGGGCGCTCGGCACGACCTCCCAAGACATCGCAACACTATCCTTCGGTACCTTCACCAGCCTCATTAACCCTGGCGGTCCGATCTCCGGGATCGGCAGTTTTGATTTTTCGACGGGCTCGCTTGACTTCGTTGTTCACCTTACGAACGAAGACGTCTACTTAGACCTCCGCCTCACCGGCTGGGGCCAAGGCAGGGACGCGGGCGGGGGATTCGCCTACACGCGTTCCACTGCCGCCGTGCCCGAGCCGTCGACGCTGGCGATGCTTGTCGGGGCGATGGGGGTCTGCGTGTCGGCCCGTCGGATCGGCACACGGCCCGCCACCGACAAGGTGACCTGA
- a CDS encoding type II secretion system F family protein, whose amino-acid sequence MPHFRYQAIDDASQPISGVVEHSSLSAAIARLEGEGLKILAISQALDDDDLSNRGASTVPDGLTEAIARVFHRREELLPPLRAYAAEMPPGRCRRDLEKTLAVVADGDPVSARESFVALPGAWCPLLAAAASTSGPAEALSRFAEDSRRVGEIRSQSWWRLAYPATIAVVAVAVLVLISMFIVPTFRDVFDSFGLRRPAITQLLLAVSSWILSWHAIFTAGAAAVVLLVLHALYRRAPGKLTARLELLAPFRLGQQLAIGRLAQFTSDLVEAGIAAPEALRLAGKAAGRRSIAYATEQGRANPAATGHTLAYALSDGITASARVALLREVSSSSSDRARFQTRWAHGLAGPLAVVALGLLVGFVVLSLFAPLVMLIEGLS is encoded by the coding sequence ATGCCTCACTTCCGCTACCAAGCCATCGACGACGCCTCTCAGCCGATAAGCGGCGTTGTCGAACACTCATCACTATCCGCTGCGATCGCCCGGCTGGAGGGAGAGGGCCTAAAGATTCTCGCTATCAGCCAGGCGCTCGACGACGACGATCTATCGAACCGTGGGGCTTCCACCGTACCCGACGGGCTGACCGAAGCGATCGCGCGCGTCTTCCACCGGCGCGAAGAGCTCCTGCCGCCGCTGCGTGCATACGCGGCCGAGATGCCGCCGGGCCGGTGTCGCCGTGATTTGGAGAAGACGCTTGCAGTGGTCGCCGACGGCGACCCTGTGTCCGCGCGTGAGTCGTTTGTAGCGTTGCCCGGTGCTTGGTGCCCGCTGCTGGCGGCGGCCGCCTCAACGTCGGGCCCTGCCGAAGCGCTCTCCCGTTTTGCAGAAGACTCGCGACGGGTCGGCGAGATTCGCAGCCAGTCGTGGTGGCGGCTGGCGTACCCGGCAACCATCGCGGTAGTCGCCGTCGCGGTGCTAGTGTTGATCAGCATGTTTATCGTGCCCACCTTCCGCGATGTGTTCGACAGCTTCGGGCTTAGGCGCCCAGCGATCACTCAGCTCCTGTTGGCCGTTTCGAGCTGGATTCTAAGCTGGCACGCGATCTTCACCGCGGGGGCGGCAGCAGTCGTGCTGCTTGTGCTCCACGCCTTGTACCGACGTGCGCCCGGTAAGCTGACCGCTCGGCTCGAGTTGCTTGCCCCGTTCCGCCTGGGACAGCAGCTGGCGATTGGTCGGCTCGCACAGTTCACGTCAGACCTGGTCGAGGCAGGCATCGCGGCGCCCGAAGCGCTCCGGCTCGCCGGCAAGGCTGCCGGGAGACGCTCCATCGCCTACGCGACCGAGCAGGGCAGAGCCAACCCGGCCGCAACGGGGCACACGCTCGCCTATGCACTTAGCGATGGCATCACTGCTTCGGCGCGTGTAGCCCTGCTCCGTGAGGTGAGCAGCAGCTCCTCCGACCGCGCGCGCTTTCAAACGCGCTGGGCCCATGGGCTCGCTGGGCCGCTGGCGGTGGTCGCATTGGGTTTGTTGGTTGGGTTTGTGGTGCTTTCCCTGTTCGCCCCGTTGGTGATGTTGATTGAGGGGCTCTCCTAG
- a CDS encoding type II secretion system F family protein produces the protein MLAVAAEERIGLVPLLAAAVLDERGVQRQRLRRVVAALEEGGTLPDALEQSPGVLTDEQLLSVRLGAQSGMLAAALRDAIAQQDAVGSPRLALELRRAAYYLGVILVLGLPIAAFIGLKISPELKKISNEFELQTPWATDAAIAFNRAFVQLWWLAPVALLLAACCVVFRRPRRFVGNSLASPFFAPLRRLRAAGVVHRLGLAAETGRPLPGVLSTLARYHYDPAIRHKLLFVRNELELGAPLWPSMQAVNLLAADEVQALDLAERLGNRPWTLMQLAAGKRRRATRLLERMAGWLVPLVVLAAGAFVLLQAYGTFGWLIDLVESLA, from the coding sequence ATGCTCGCTGTAGCCGCAGAAGAGCGGATTGGGTTGGTTCCACTCCTTGCGGCGGCGGTTCTCGACGAGCGTGGCGTGCAACGCCAGCGTCTGCGGCGAGTCGTCGCTGCGCTCGAAGAAGGGGGAACGCTGCCGGACGCGCTCGAACAGTCTCCCGGTGTGCTGACCGATGAACAACTCCTCTCGGTGCGCCTCGGCGCCCAATCCGGAATGCTGGCGGCTGCGTTACGCGACGCGATCGCGCAGCAAGATGCGGTAGGCTCGCCCCGTCTGGCCTTGGAGCTCCGCAGGGCGGCCTACTATCTGGGAGTAATCCTGGTGCTGGGCCTGCCGATCGCAGCTTTCATCGGCTTGAAGATCAGCCCCGAGCTGAAGAAAATCTCTAACGAGTTCGAGCTGCAGACCCCGTGGGCGACCGACGCGGCGATCGCCTTCAACCGTGCGTTTGTGCAACTGTGGTGGCTGGCGCCGGTCGCGCTCTTGTTGGCCGCTTGCTGCGTCGTCTTCCGCCGGCCGCGTCGATTTGTGGGAAACTCGTTGGCGTCACCTTTTTTCGCCCCGCTGCGGAGGCTGCGGGCCGCCGGTGTCGTGCACCGGCTAGGGCTCGCGGCCGAGACGGGACGCCCGCTCCCGGGGGTGCTCTCCACGCTGGCCCGCTACCACTACGATCCGGCGATCCGACACAAACTCTTGTTCGTGCGGAACGAACTGGAACTGGGCGCCCCGCTCTGGCCCAGCATGCAAGCCGTGAACCTGCTCGCGGCCGACGAGGTGCAGGCGCTCGACTTGGCCGAGCGATTGGGGAACCGCCCTTGGACGCTTATGCAGCTCGCAGCGGGCAAACGCCGTCGCGCCACCCGGCTGCTCGAGCGGATGGCCGGCTGGCTGGTCCCGTTGGTGGTCCTGGCCGCCGGAGCGTTCGTGCTGCTCCAGGCTTACGGCACCTTCGGATGGCTGATCGACCTGGTTGAGAGCCTCGCATAG
- a CDS encoding HD-GYP domain-containing protein produces MLATLMTATAAAPRNDHDERVRRDYRCVPLDIVRLYHDLGVCLYTKAEDQDFPRLYRSSRIAITDDDVNELRRRGHRWFYVPVSEYAALDQEVKRTLRDKLCDQSVAPEERFAVLQTAAAVELDSAFHMIKCERFVDLSRSIAKDINALFGDDAIAPRRLFDLVQHDFYTFTHATNVAGFATLLADGVGLSDSASREQIALGALLHDIGKRFIPARVLNKSGKLSDEEWGQIRMHPQRGYEDLCEGAGLSEGQLMMVYSHHERIDGQGYPVGMVGDEIHPWAKLLAVVDVFDAITGARPYRAPMKIGQALAFLERNAGAHLDPDMVQCWIALMNKT; encoded by the coding sequence GTGCTCGCCACGCTCATGACCGCAACGGCCGCCGCACCACGCAACGACCACGACGAGCGGGTGCGGCGCGATTATCGCTGCGTTCCCCTGGACATTGTGCGCCTCTACCACGACCTCGGCGTCTGCCTCTACACCAAGGCCGAGGACCAAGACTTTCCGCGGCTCTATCGAAGCTCACGTATCGCGATTACAGACGACGACGTCAACGAGCTGCGGCGTCGAGGCCACCGCTGGTTCTACGTGCCCGTATCGGAGTACGCCGCCCTCGACCAAGAGGTCAAACGGACCCTCCGAGACAAGCTTTGCGATCAGTCGGTCGCTCCCGAAGAGCGGTTCGCCGTGCTGCAGACTGCGGCCGCCGTGGAACTGGACTCCGCGTTCCATATGATCAAGTGCGAACGCTTTGTCGACCTCTCGCGGTCGATCGCCAAAGATATCAACGCGTTGTTCGGCGACGACGCCATCGCGCCGCGTAGGCTGTTCGACCTCGTGCAGCACGACTTCTATACGTTTACCCACGCCACCAATGTCGCCGGATTCGCAACGTTGCTCGCCGACGGAGTCGGTCTCTCGGACTCGGCCAGCCGCGAGCAAATCGCCCTTGGCGCCCTGCTGCACGACATCGGGAAACGGTTCATCCCGGCCCGGGTTCTCAACAAGTCAGGCAAGCTGAGCGACGAAGAGTGGGGGCAGATCCGGATGCACCCCCAGCGAGGATACGAAGACCTTTGCGAGGGCGCCGGCCTAAGCGAAGGTCAACTCATGATGGTGTACTCACACCATGAACGGATCGACGGACAGGGGTATCCCGTCGGCATGGTTGGCGACGAAATCCACCCCTGGGCTAAGCTGTTGGCGGTTGTCGACGTGTTTGACGCGATTACCGGAGCGCGTCCCTATCGCGCCCCAATGAAGATCGGACAAGCCCTGGCTTTCCTCGAGAGGAACGCCGGCGCCCACCTCGACCCGGATATGGTCCAATGCTGGATTGCACTGATGAACAAAACCTGA
- a CDS encoding RNA polymerase sigma factor, giving the protein MTSDRLVRFAVAITRSQHDAEDCVQAVLVRVAGSPGLLAGADSPWAYLLRMVRNEALLICRKKKWRLFSTGLCDLVTFCRVDELEREEMHRAVWRALRMLPREQAEVVALKVWEELTFAEIGQVLDISPNTAASRYQYALPKLARMLAPHRTGATHA; this is encoded by the coding sequence TTGACGTCCGATCGGCTCGTCCGCTTTGCGGTCGCCATTACCCGTAGTCAGCACGACGCAGAAGACTGCGTCCAGGCAGTGCTGGTGCGAGTCGCCGGCAGCCCCGGGCTTCTTGCAGGGGCGGATTCGCCCTGGGCCTACCTCCTGCGGATGGTCCGAAACGAGGCGCTGCTGATCTGCCGCAAGAAGAAGTGGCGCCTCTTCTCGACGGGCCTGTGCGATCTTGTCACCTTCTGCCGCGTTGACGAGCTTGAGCGTGAAGAGATGCACCGCGCCGTCTGGCGCGCCCTACGGATGCTGCCGCGCGAGCAGGCCGAAGTGGTCGCTCTCAAGGTCTGGGAGGAGTTGACATTCGCCGAAATCGGCCAGGTGCTCGACATATCTCCGAACACCGCGGCGAGCCGCTATCAGTACGCGTTGCCGAAGTTAGCGCGGATGCTCGCCCCTCACCGAACGGGGGCGACCCATGCGTGA
- a CDS encoding DUF1559 domain-containing protein — protein sequence MDRNALRRGFTLVELLVVIAIIGILISLLLPAVQAAREAARRTTCVNNITQIGLSLHSYEFNWESLPAGSINPDGPIRSEPQGIQLSWIVAALPYLEERALEQHIDKEAGAYALVNAEARRASINFQCASSPQEFSNEADTTFRSSYVGCHHDREAPIAEDNNGLLFLNSHVRYSDIFDGSSHTILLGEANTDPEGLGWMSGSRATLRNTSTFAGLDPILNGGFSADPKRAEAQHAAEKLLADPLFVGGFGSHHPGGANFNFADGSTRFLNEDLDPQVRQQLGSRSDGEIPLRY from the coding sequence ATGGACCGCAACGCCCTTCGTAGAGGTTTCACACTCGTCGAGCTGCTGGTGGTAATCGCTATCATCGGCATCCTCATCTCGTTGCTGTTGCCCGCGGTCCAAGCCGCACGCGAAGCAGCGCGTCGGACGACCTGCGTAAACAACATCACCCAGATCGGCCTATCGCTGCACAGCTACGAGTTCAACTGGGAGTCGCTCCCGGCCGGCAGCATCAACCCGGATGGACCGATCCGGAGCGAACCGCAGGGGATCCAACTGAGCTGGATCGTCGCGGCGCTGCCCTACCTAGAGGAGCGGGCCCTCGAGCAACACATCGACAAAGAAGCGGGCGCCTACGCCCTTGTCAACGCCGAGGCGCGACGGGCCAGCATCAACTTTCAGTGCGCTTCTTCGCCACAAGAGTTCTCCAATGAAGCGGACACCACCTTCCGTTCGAGCTACGTGGGCTGCCACCACGACCGCGAAGCGCCGATCGCAGAGGACAACAACGGGCTGCTGTTTCTCAACAGCCATGTTCGGTACTCAGATATTTTTGACGGCAGCTCCCACACAATCCTGCTGGGCGAAGCCAACACTGACCCGGAAGGGCTGGGATGGATGAGCGGCTCACGCGCCACGCTGCGGAACACGAGCACGTTCGCCGGCCTTGATCCAATCCTCAACGGCGGATTCAGCGCCGATCCCAAACGCGCTGAAGCACAACACGCGGCAGAGAAGCTTCTTGCCGACCCGCTGTTTGTCGGCGGATTTGGCAGCCATCACCCGGGAGGCGCCAACTTCAACTTTGCCGACGGGTCGACGCGGTTCCTGAACGAAGACCTGGATCCGCAAGTGCGTCAGCAACTGGGCTCGCGCAGCGACGGCGAGATTCCGCTCCGCTACTAG
- a CDS encoding PilZ domain-containing protein, whose amino-acid sequence MLDCTDEQNLIALWATLPSRTKLPFEWEEYATQHLRDLIVVDSKRRFARKSLRSIAVLSLDNVSHAVYLKDLSRLGVGFFAPLNVLPLKQIGLWLPGRDCLRLRVARCRRLGEKYYECGATFNAPDAHGAPVGDGRSRALR is encoded by the coding sequence ATGCTGGATTGCACTGATGAACAAAACCTGATCGCGCTGTGGGCCACGCTCCCGTCGCGGACAAAACTCCCGTTTGAATGGGAAGAGTACGCCACGCAACACCTACGCGACCTGATCGTCGTCGACTCGAAGCGCCGCTTCGCGCGCAAGTCGTTGCGCTCGATCGCGGTCTTGTCCCTCGACAATGTCTCCCACGCGGTCTACCTCAAGGATCTTTCACGACTGGGCGTAGGGTTCTTCGCTCCACTAAACGTGCTTCCGCTGAAGCAGATCGGTCTCTGGCTGCCTGGGAGAGACTGCCTGCGTCTACGCGTCGCTCGCTGCCGGCGCCTTGGTGAAAAATACTACGAATGCGGCGCGACGTTTAATGCCCCGGACGCCCACGGAGCGCCTGTCGGCGACGGCCGATCCCGCGCACTGAGGTAG